One genomic window of Indioceanicola profundi includes the following:
- a CDS encoding DUF6491 family protein, which yields MIRPLAAITATLLLLSFPAAAQDAEEGEPFCIDTRRIDRTTVIDNQTILVEMVGRDDFRKITLSSRCPGLKIAGGFSYETRLAKLCRTEIIRPVQEPLAAPCAIDSIAAISPEEAEALRQQR from the coding sequence ATGATCCGCCCCCTTGCCGCGATCACCGCTACCCTGCTGCTGCTGTCCTTCCCTGCCGCCGCGCAGGACGCGGAAGAGGGGGAGCCGTTCTGCATCGACACGCGGCGCATCGACCGGACCACCGTGATCGATAACCAGACCATCCTGGTGGAAATGGTCGGGCGGGACGATTTCCGGAAAATCACCCTGTCCAGCCGGTGCCCCGGTCTGAAGATCGCCGGCGGCTTCAGCTATGAAACCCGCCTCGCGAAGCTGTGCCGGACCGAGATCATCCGTCCGGTGCAGGAGCCGCTCGCGGCCCCCTGCGCTATCGACAGCATCGCCGCGATTTCGCCGGAGGAGGCCGAGGCGCTCCGCCAGCAGCGTTGA
- the infA gene encoding translation initiation factor IF-1, whose amino-acid sequence MAKEDFIEFEGTVLEALPDGRFRVRLENDHEIIAYTAGRMKKNRIRTLAGDRVTVEMTPYDLSKGRITFRHKDEKGPPPGAGAPRRPQRRH is encoded by the coding sequence ATGGCTAAGGAAGATTTCATCGAGTTCGAGGGTACGGTGCTGGAAGCCCTGCCCGATGGCCGTTTCCGGGTCCGCCTGGAGAACGACCATGAGATCATCGCCTACACGGCGGGCCGGATGAAGAAGAACCGCATCCGCACGCTGGCCGGCGACCGCGTCACCGTGGAGATGACGCCCTACGACCTGTCCAAGGGCCGGATTACCTTCCGGCACAAGGACGAAAAGGGACCGCCCCCTGGCGCCGGCGCTCCGCGCCGCCCGCAGCGGCGGCACTGA
- a CDS encoding BLUF domain-containing protein, with protein MSEDGLLCLVYVSRAVVPMEDADLLELLRQSRADNLRDDITGLLLYRAGRFMQVLEGPHAPLHALYGRIMRDRRHTDVTTLIKFRTDARAFADWSMGFAHVDRIPEEDRAGFSPFLDQDFDPAAWQDAPHQAVRLLKAFRETDRLVDI; from the coding sequence ATGTCCGAAGACGGCCTGCTCTGTCTGGTTTATGTCAGCCGCGCCGTGGTCCCGATGGAGGATGCGGATCTGCTGGAGTTGCTGCGCCAGAGCCGGGCCGACAATCTGCGGGACGACATCACGGGACTGCTGCTGTACCGGGCGGGACGCTTCATGCAGGTGCTGGAGGGACCGCACGCGCCCCTGCATGCCCTCTATGGCCGCATCATGCGGGACAGACGCCATACGGACGTGACCACGTTGATCAAGTTCCGAACCGATGCACGGGCCTTCGCCGACTGGTCCATGGGATTCGCCCATGTGGACCGCATCCCGGAGGAGGACCGGGCGGGTTTCAGCCCCTTCCTGGATCAGGATTTCGACCCTGCCGCTTGGCAGGACGCTCCGCATCAGGCCGTCCGGCTGTTGAAGGCTTTCCGCGAGACGGATCGGCTGGTGGACATCTGA
- a CDS encoding DEAD/DEAH box helicase has protein sequence MTEFSALGLAAPLMAAVEAEGYKTATPIQAGAIPPGLAGRDVLGLAQTGTGKTAAFALPILQRLAAENVRPKPRHVRTLILTPTRELALQVGEAFEKFGRGLKLSSFVVLGGVGYTPQAKAIAPGLDVLVATPGRLLDLMNQGDINLSQVGIFVLDEADRMLDMGFIHDVKKVVAKLPKPRQNLLFSATMPDAVVSLANGILAADHARVEVTPPSTTVERIEQSVMFVDQTDKPALLTDLFANPAISRAIVFTRTKHGANKVAKKLADAGIAADAIHGNKSQSARERALDGFRAGTVRALVATDIAARGIDIDGVSHVINFDLPDVPEAYVHRIGRTGRAGRDGIAISFCDAIEVPQLRDIEKSIRMAVPVVAEHGYASAEIARLHANGGKGAPKRPAPQGRQPRQQREPRQGGGQQNGQREARSPEQRAGQQNGQPRQGQPGNRPAQAQQGRPQQPRPEQQRNGKPQGQQQNRSQGQKPQGQGKPQGQAKPQGSQPRPQGERRRNDGDGWTSDVPKFLKRA, from the coding sequence ATGACAGAGTTTTCCGCACTCGGCCTCGCCGCCCCGTTGATGGCGGCCGTGGAGGCCGAGGGCTACAAGACCGCCACGCCGATCCAGGCGGGCGCGATTCCCCCCGGCCTGGCCGGCCGCGACGTCCTGGGCCTGGCCCAGACCGGCACCGGCAAGACCGCCGCTTTCGCTCTTCCCATCCTCCAGCGCCTGGCGGCGGAGAATGTCCGGCCCAAGCCGCGCCATGTCCGCACCCTGATCCTGACTCCGACGCGCGAGCTGGCCCTCCAGGTCGGCGAGGCGTTCGAGAAGTTCGGGCGCGGGTTGAAGCTCTCCAGCTTCGTCGTGCTGGGCGGCGTCGGCTACACGCCGCAGGCCAAGGCCATCGCCCCCGGCCTGGACGTGCTGGTGGCCACCCCTGGCCGCCTGCTCGACCTGATGAACCAGGGCGACATCAACCTGTCGCAGGTCGGCATCTTCGTCCTGGACGAGGCCGACCGCATGCTGGACATGGGCTTCATCCACGACGTCAAGAAGGTCGTCGCGAAGCTGCCGAAGCCGCGCCAGAACCTGCTCTTCTCCGCGACCATGCCGGATGCGGTGGTGTCGCTGGCGAACGGCATCCTGGCCGCCGACCATGCCCGTGTGGAAGTTACCCCGCCCTCCACCACGGTGGAGCGGATCGAGCAGTCGGTGATGTTCGTCGACCAGACGGACAAGCCGGCCCTGCTGACCGACCTGTTCGCCAATCCGGCCATCAGCCGCGCCATCGTCTTCACCCGCACCAAGCACGGGGCGAACAAGGTGGCGAAGAAGCTGGCGGATGCCGGCATCGCCGCCGACGCCATCCATGGCAACAAGTCCCAGTCCGCGCGTGAGCGGGCGCTGGACGGGTTCCGGGCCGGCACGGTGCGCGCCCTGGTCGCCACCGACATCGCCGCCCGCGGCATCGATATCGACGGCGTCAGCCATGTCATCAATTTCGACCTGCCGGACGTGCCGGAAGCCTATGTCCACCGCATCGGCCGTACCGGCCGCGCGGGCCGGGACGGCATCGCCATCTCCTTCTGCGACGCCATCGAGGTGCCGCAGCTTCGGGATATCGAGAAGTCGATCCGCATGGCGGTGCCGGTGGTGGCGGAGCATGGCTACGCCTCCGCCGAGATCGCCCGGCTGCATGCCAATGGCGGCAAGGGTGCTCCCAAGCGCCCGGCCCCGCAGGGCCGCCAGCCGCGCCAGCAGCGGGAACCCCGCCAGGGCGGCGGCCAGCAGAACGGTCAACGCGAGGCCCGGTCTCCCGAGCAGCGCGCCGGCCAGCAGAACGGCCAGCCCCGTCAGGGCCAGCCCGGCAACCGTCCGGCCCAGGCCCAGCAGGGCCGCCCGCAGCAGCCCCGGCCGGAGCAGCAGCGCAACGGCAAGCCCCAGGGCCAGCAGCAGAACCGCTCCCAGGGGCAGAAGCCCCAGGGACAGGGGAAGCCGCAAGGCCAGGCCAAGCCGCAGGGCAGCCAGCCCCGCCCGCAGGGCGAGCGCCGCCGCAACGACGGTGACGGTTGGACCTCCGACGTGCCGAAGTTCCTGAAGCGGGCGTAA
- a CDS encoding pentapeptide repeat-containing protein, producing the protein MTDERSYIEGFNWRRPGAKELTDAVVLHQKLLSGRPGGRRLMMVLTDLRGVDLTGLNLSDAELTGSRLDQAVLVGTRLKGANLFAGDLRLANLQDADLARADMRGVSLRGANLTRTKMQQVDLREAVLAVYQGGRPLPASFDGRIPNLTAAIAVETDLSESRLNKVIALRTDFTDCVLSGADLRGADLRGANLRGADLSNADLQECRLQEADFTGAVLTGARLRGAEVKDATFVGSVLDPLAIGDLARSGALLTREAAGALPPLEVVAGHEGWVSSSGASGQRANLSGRDLSRLDLSGRTLTAAVLSHARCVGVSFAGASLVMADLEGADLQQADLSRADLRGANLERAHLAQAVLRGADLRPLASTEDASRRWPTRLSRARLWQADLRDANLREAVLGRADLSGSDLRGARMDGWLADGAILAGIRTD; encoded by the coding sequence ATGACGGACGAGCGCAGTTATATCGAGGGGTTCAACTGGCGCCGGCCTGGCGCCAAGGAACTGACGGACGCCGTCGTCCTACATCAGAAGCTGCTATCCGGCCGCCCCGGCGGGCGTCGCCTCATGATGGTGCTGACCGATCTCAGGGGCGTGGACCTTACCGGCCTCAACCTGTCGGATGCGGAACTCACCGGTTCGCGCCTCGACCAAGCGGTGCTGGTCGGGACCCGGCTGAAGGGCGCCAACCTGTTCGCGGGCGATTTGCGTCTGGCAAATCTCCAGGATGCCGATCTAGCGCGGGCGGACATGCGGGGCGTCAGCCTGCGCGGCGCGAACCTGACCCGGACGAAGATGCAGCAGGTCGACCTGCGGGAGGCGGTTCTGGCCGTCTACCAAGGCGGCCGCCCCCTGCCGGCCAGCTTCGACGGGCGCATCCCGAACCTGACCGCCGCCATCGCGGTGGAAACGGACCTGTCCGAAAGCCGCCTGAACAAGGTCATCGCGCTCCGCACCGACTTCACCGACTGCGTCCTGTCGGGGGCCGATCTGCGCGGGGCCGACCTTCGCGGGGCCAATCTGCGCGGGGCCGACCTCAGCAACGCCGACCTTCAGGAGTGTCGGTTGCAGGAGGCGGATTTCACCGGCGCGGTGCTTACCGGCGCCCGGCTGCGCGGGGCGGAGGTGAAGGATGCCACCTTCGTCGGCAGCGTACTGGACCCGCTTGCCATCGGCGACCTTGCCCGCAGCGGGGCGCTGCTGACCCGCGAAGCGGCAGGCGCACTGCCGCCGTTGGAGGTGGTCGCCGGGCATGAGGGCTGGGTAAGCAGCAGCGGCGCCTCCGGTCAGCGCGCCAATCTCAGCGGGCGCGACCTGTCCAGGTTGGACCTTTCAGGGCGGACCCTGACCGCCGCCGTCCTGTCCCATGCCCGTTGCGTCGGCGTCAGCTTCGCCGGCGCATCCCTGGTCATGGCGGATCTGGAGGGGGCCGACCTCCAGCAGGCGGACCTGTCCCGCGCGGACCTGCGCGGGGCGAATCTGGAACGCGCGCATCTGGCCCAGGCCGTGCTGCGTGGGGCGGATCTGCGCCCGCTGGCCAGCACGGAGGATGCCTCGCGCCGCTGGCCCACGCGCCTGTCCCGCGCCCGCCTGTGGCAGGCCGATCTGCGGGATGCCAACCTGCGTGAAGCCGTGCTGGGTCGTGCAGACCTCAGCGGAAGCGATCTTCGCGGCGCGCGCATGGACGGATGGCTGGCCGACGGCGCCATCCTGGCCGGCATCCGCACCGACTGA
- a CDS encoding fructosamine kinase family protein, with product MTADLPHIVDGAAILSRHAMGSGHAGAILRLDLSDGRSAVAKTGAGLEVEAMMLRHLAAHGLPVPAVWHSSPGLLIMEHVDGTGRMTDGAEEHAAELLAALHGITADRYGFAQDTTIGPLPQPNGPMEDWHQFFAERRLLHMARAARDEGRLPAGLSGQVEMLCGKLSGLLGPPGPPSLLHGDIWGGNVLVRGGRVAAFIDPAIYHGDAEVELAFTTLFGTFGQSFFRRYNEIRPLRPGFFEVRRDVYNLYPLLVHVRLFGGSYVGQLRTILDRFAGRP from the coding sequence ATGACCGCCGATCTGCCCCACATTGTGGACGGCGCCGCAATCCTGTCCCGCCATGCCATGGGCAGCGGCCATGCCGGCGCAATCCTGCGTCTGGATCTGTCGGACGGGCGCAGCGCCGTGGCGAAGACCGGGGCGGGGCTGGAGGTGGAGGCGATGATGCTACGCCATCTGGCCGCGCACGGCCTTCCGGTTCCCGCGGTCTGGCATTCATCGCCCGGGCTTCTGATCATGGAGCATGTGGACGGAACCGGCCGCATGACCGACGGGGCGGAGGAGCATGCGGCGGAGCTGCTGGCCGCCTTGCATGGGATAACCGCCGACCGGTACGGCTTCGCCCAGGACACCACCATCGGCCCCCTGCCCCAGCCCAACGGCCCGATGGAGGACTGGCATCAATTCTTCGCCGAGCGCCGCCTGCTGCACATGGCGCGCGCGGCCCGCGATGAGGGGCGGCTGCCGGCCGGGCTGTCAGGACAGGTGGAGATGCTGTGCGGTAAGCTGTCCGGACTGCTGGGACCGCCGGGGCCGCCATCGCTTCTGCACGGGGATATCTGGGGCGGAAACGTGCTGGTCCGGGGCGGGCGCGTGGCCGCCTTCATCGATCCCGCGATCTATCATGGCGATGCGGAGGTGGAGCTGGCCTTCACCACCCTGTTCGGCACCTTCGGCCAGTCCTTCTTCCGCCGCTACAATGAAATCCGGCCCCTGCGCCCCGGCTTCTTCGAGGTGCGGCGGGACGTCTACAACCTGTATCCGTTGCTGGTGCATGTCCGCCTGTTCGGCGGAAGCTATGTGGGCCAGCTCCGGACCATCCTGGACCGGTTCGCCGGCCGCCCCTGA
- the aroC gene encoding chorismate synthase — MAGNSFGTLFRFTTFGESHGPAIGCVVDGVPPRLPLDEPFIQAFLDKRKPGQSRFVTQRREPDEVKILSGVFEGMTTGTPVLLQIENQDQRSKDYGDIKDKFRPGHADYTYQAKYGIRDYRGGGRSSARETASRVAAGAVARRVLETAPSPIAIRGAMVQIGPHRIDRGRWDWEEVGKNPFFCPDAQTAALWADYLDGVRKAGSSVGAVVEVVASGVPAGWGEPIYDKLDSDLAAAMMTINAVKGVEIGAGFAAAELTGEANADEMRIGPDGRPVFLSNHAGGILGGISTGQDVVVRFAVKPTSSILTPRRTIDLHGNEADILTKGRHDPCVGIRAVPVGEAMMACVLADHFLRHRGLVGEQG, encoded by the coding sequence GTGGCGGGCAATTCCTTCGGCACCCTGTTCCGGTTCACCACCTTCGGCGAAAGCCACGGGCCGGCCATCGGCTGCGTGGTGGACGGGGTGCCGCCGCGCCTGCCGCTGGACGAGCCCTTCATCCAGGCCTTCCTGGACAAGCGCAAGCCCGGCCAGTCCCGCTTCGTCACCCAACGGCGGGAACCGGACGAGGTGAAGATCCTGTCCGGCGTGTTCGAGGGCATGACCACCGGCACGCCGGTCCTGCTGCAGATCGAGAACCAGGACCAGCGCAGCAAGGATTACGGGGACATCAAGGACAAGTTCCGCCCCGGCCACGCCGACTACACCTATCAGGCCAAGTACGGCATCCGCGACTATCGCGGCGGCGGCCGAAGCTCCGCCCGCGAAACGGCGAGCCGGGTGGCGGCCGGTGCCGTGGCGCGGCGGGTGCTGGAAACCGCCCCCTCCCCCATCGCCATCCGCGGCGCCATGGTCCAGATCGGGCCGCACCGGATCGACCGCGGCCGCTGGGACTGGGAGGAGGTGGGGAAAAACCCCTTCTTCTGCCCGGACGCCCAGACCGCCGCCCTCTGGGCCGACTATCTGGACGGGGTCCGCAAGGCGGGCTCCTCCGTCGGCGCCGTGGTGGAGGTGGTGGCCTCCGGCGTGCCGGCCGGCTGGGGGGAGCCGATCTATGACAAGCTGGACAGCGACCTCGCCGCCGCGATGATGACCATCAATGCGGTGAAGGGTGTGGAGATCGGCGCCGGCTTCGCCGCGGCGGAGCTGACCGGGGAGGCCAATGCGGATGAGATGCGCATCGGCCCGGACGGCAGGCCGGTGTTCCTGTCCAACCATGCCGGCGGCATCCTGGGCGGAATCTCGACCGGGCAGGATGTGGTGGTGCGCTTCGCCGTGAAGCCCACCAGCTCCATCCTCACCCCCCGCCGCACCATCGACCTGCATGGCAACGAGGCCGATATCCTGACCAAGGGCCGCCACGACCCCTGCGTCGGCATCCGTGCAGTGCCGGTGGGCGAGGCCATGATGGCCTGCGTCCTGGCCGACCACTTCCTGCGCCACCGCGGGCTGGTGGGCGAGCAGGGGTGA
- a CDS encoding TonB-dependent receptor — MLKPRSGARRLSISWLALTGSAAAALIPAAALAQPAATAQDPVVHGRAGVEEIVVTASPIGRSRYDVLQGTSVLSGEALDRALSASIGETLDRLPGVSQTGFGQGASRPVIRGLGGDRIRVLVGGIGSIDASTTSPDHAPAVDLATARRVEVVRGPATLLYGNNAVGGVVNVLDGRIPVEQPEGGADGLVRLGYGSNADERLAAGALDVGLSPNIVAHVDAYWRKTDDFEAPGFVRSAALRALEEEEHEHEEGEEHEHEEEPRGRVENSNLEQKGATGGLSVLGDWGFFGASVSRNETNYGIPAGHEHAEEEDDHEEGEEHEHEHEHAPVRIDLEQTRFDVMGEINRSFLAFETVRLRFGYADYEHAELEGDEVGTRFLNEGWEGRMELVQTPVAAFGGTQSGVVGLQMSDRDFEAIGEEAFVPPSTTFQAGAFLLQRLDIGALALEAGARFERQTVEAAAIGFDRDFTGISLSAGAGYTLPGGWLVGLSLSRTERAPNAEELLSNGPHLATGTFELGDPTLGEETALGAEATLKYASGPSFGALNLFVTNYDDFIYGRFTGAEAEELPVSQYIAADARFWGFEIEAGTEQAMGPGALVLEASAEYVRATDRANNDPIPRIPPLSARASVGYELPDLAGRLELVWADDQNRAGPLELATEGYTVLNASVDWHPVADRDLTLLFEVRNITDEEVRLATSYLRHELPQPGRDYRIALRAGF, encoded by the coding sequence ATGTTGAAGCCCCGTTCCGGCGCCCGCCGTCTGTCGATATCTTGGTTGGCGCTCACCGGTTCCGCTGCCGCAGCCTTGATTCCTGCGGCGGCCCTGGCTCAGCCCGCCGCCACGGCGCAGGACCCGGTGGTCCATGGCCGCGCCGGCGTGGAGGAGATCGTGGTCACCGCCTCCCCCATCGGGCGGAGCCGCTACGATGTTCTTCAGGGCACCTCCGTGCTGTCGGGTGAGGCGCTGGACCGCGCCCTGTCCGCCAGCATCGGTGAGACGCTGGACCGGCTGCCGGGCGTGTCCCAGACCGGCTTCGGCCAGGGGGCGTCCCGCCCGGTGATCCGCGGGCTGGGCGGCGACCGCATCCGGGTGCTGGTGGGCGGCATCGGCTCCATCGACGCCAGCACGACCAGCCCCGACCATGCCCCGGCCGTGGACCTCGCCACTGCCAGACGGGTGGAGGTGGTGCGCGGTCCGGCGACGCTGCTGTACGGCAACAACGCGGTAGGCGGCGTCGTCAACGTGCTGGACGGCCGCATTCCGGTGGAACAGCCGGAAGGCGGGGCCGATGGTCTGGTGCGGCTGGGCTATGGCAGCAATGCCGATGAGCGGCTGGCCGCCGGCGCGCTGGATGTGGGCCTTTCCCCCAACATCGTGGCCCATGTGGACGCTTACTGGCGCAAGACCGACGATTTCGAGGCTCCCGGCTTCGTCCGCTCCGCCGCCCTCCGCGCGTTGGAAGAGGAGGAGCATGAGCATGAGGAGGGGGAGGAGCACGAGCATGAGGAGGAGCCGCGTGGACGTGTCGAGAACTCCAACCTGGAGCAGAAGGGCGCGACCGGCGGGCTGTCCGTGCTTGGCGACTGGGGCTTCTTCGGCGCGTCGGTGTCGCGCAACGAGACCAATTACGGCATTCCCGCCGGCCACGAGCATGCCGAGGAGGAAGATGATCATGAGGAGGGAGAGGAGCATGAACATGAGCACGAGCATGCTCCCGTCCGCATCGACCTGGAGCAGACCCGTTTCGACGTGATGGGCGAAATCAACCGGAGCTTCCTGGCCTTCGAGACCGTGCGTCTGCGCTTCGGCTATGCCGACTATGAGCATGCCGAGTTGGAGGGAGACGAGGTAGGCACCCGCTTCCTGAACGAAGGCTGGGAAGGCCGTATGGAGCTGGTGCAGACCCCGGTGGCAGCCTTCGGCGGAACGCAGAGCGGCGTCGTCGGCCTGCAGATGAGCGACCGGGACTTCGAAGCCATAGGGGAGGAGGCGTTCGTGCCGCCCTCCACCACTTTCCAGGCCGGCGCCTTCCTGCTCCAGCGGCTGGATATCGGCGCGTTGGCCTTGGAGGCCGGGGCGAGGTTCGAGCGGCAGACGGTCGAGGCTGCAGCGATCGGCTTCGACCGCGACTTCACCGGCATCAGCCTGTCGGCGGGCGCCGGCTATACCCTGCCGGGCGGCTGGCTGGTCGGCTTGAGCCTGTCGCGCACCGAACGCGCGCCGAATGCGGAGGAGCTGCTGTCCAACGGCCCGCACCTGGCCACCGGCACCTTCGAACTGGGCGATCCAACCCTGGGCGAAGAGACGGCCCTGGGGGCGGAGGCCACGCTGAAATATGCGAGCGGCCCCAGCTTCGGCGCGCTGAACCTGTTCGTCACCAACTATGACGACTTCATCTATGGCCGTTTCACCGGCGCGGAGGCGGAAGAGCTGCCGGTCTCGCAGTATATTGCAGCCGATGCCCGTTTCTGGGGTTTCGAGATCGAGGCCGGGACGGAACAGGCAATGGGACCGGGCGCGCTGGTGCTGGAAGCCTCTGCCGAATATGTCCGCGCCACCGACCGTGCCAACAACGATCCGATCCCGCGCATTCCGCCCCTGTCCGCCCGCGCCAGCGTGGGCTACGAGCTGCCGGATCTGGCCGGTCGGCTTGAGCTGGTCTGGGCGGACGATCAGAACCGTGCCGGTCCGCTGGAGCTGGCGACGGAGGGCTATACCGTCCTGAACGCGTCGGTGGACTGGCACCCCGTAGCGGACCGCGACCTGACCCTGCTGTTCGAGGTGCGCAACATCACCGATGAGGAGGTGCGGCTGGCGACCTCCTATCTGAGGCACGAGCTGCCGCAGCCGGGCCGGGATTATCGCATCGCCCTGCGTGCCGGCTTCTGA
- a CDS encoding DmpA family aminopeptidase, whose product MQQFRIGNLPSGVHDAITDVPGVRVGHVTLVEDGPSVARTGITAIHPLEVDYTEASVFAGFHRYNGFGEVAGTHWLAETGILTSPILLTSTFSIGVARDTLLVDPLRRGVTRRFHHPLVAETNDGFLNDGPAQHIRPEHVRQAIDLAAPGPVPQGCVGGGTGMIAYGFKAGIGSASRLVETELGRFTLGALVQANHGRRADLTVAGLPLGRLIPETEVPGPGQVEPGRTEDRRREEGSIIVVLATDAPLLPPQCTRLAQRAVAGLGRAGAYGYNGSGDFVLAFSTANRLPAGDGRMVRDLLMFPNDRLNPLLKAAAEVAEQAVFNALWHAHDMTGRDGNAARALPRDRTAELLAGR is encoded by the coding sequence ATGCAGCAATTCCGGATCGGCAATCTTCCCAGCGGTGTTCACGATGCCATCACCGACGTTCCCGGCGTGCGGGTCGGCCATGTGACGCTGGTGGAGGACGGGCCGTCCGTGGCGCGCACCGGCATCACCGCCATCCACCCGCTGGAAGTGGATTACACCGAGGCGTCCGTCTTCGCCGGCTTCCACCGCTACAACGGGTTCGGGGAGGTGGCGGGGACGCATTGGCTGGCGGAGACGGGCATCCTCACCTCCCCGATCCTGCTGACCTCCACCTTCTCCATCGGCGTGGCGCGGGACACGCTGCTGGTCGATCCGTTGCGACGGGGGGTGACGCGCCGCTTCCACCATCCGCTGGTGGCGGAGACCAATGACGGGTTCCTCAATGACGGCCCGGCCCAGCACATCCGGCCGGAGCATGTGCGCCAGGCTATCGATCTTGCCGCGCCGGGGCCAGTGCCCCAGGGCTGCGTCGGCGGCGGGACCGGCATGATCGCCTACGGCTTCAAGGCAGGCATCGGCAGCGCCAGCCGGCTGGTCGAGACGGAGCTGGGCCGCTTCACGCTCGGCGCGCTGGTCCAGGCCAATCACGGCCGTCGCGCCGACCTGACCGTGGCCGGCCTGCCGCTGGGCCGCCTGATCCCGGAGACGGAGGTGCCCGGACCTGGACAGGTCGAGCCGGGGCGCACCGAAGACCGGCGGCGGGAGGAGGGCTCCATCATCGTCGTGCTGGCGACGGATGCGCCGCTGCTTCCGCCGCAATGCACCCGGCTGGCCCAGCGGGCGGTCGCCGGTCTGGGGCGGGCGGGGGCCTATGGCTACAATGGCAGCGGCGACTTCGTGCTGGCCTTCTCCACGGCCAACCGCCTGCCGGCCGGGGACGGGCGCATGGTCCGGGACCTCCTGATGTTTCCCAACGACCGGCTGAACCCGCTGCTGAAGGCGGCGGCGGAGGTGGCGGAACAGGCGGTGTTCAACGCCCTCTGGCATGCCCACGACATGACCGGGCGCGATGGCAATGCTGCCCGCGCCCTGCCGCGAGACCGGACGGCGGAACTGCTGGCGGGCCGCTGA
- a CDS encoding exonuclease domain-containing protein, producing MPFDSASAPIVAIDFETANEQRNSACAIGLSWVEDGRVVRTEEFLIRPPELRFTPFTIAVHGIRPQDVAHEPEFPDVWARLLPDLAGCTLIAHNASFDMGVLRAMLEHYRMDVPGHGFLCTLVTARRLWPELERHKLNHLAWHFGIELDHHKAGSDAQACAEIALRAMAHTGSASLPALALAAGVGMGLMGQEANQACRILAGKPRGNGAPPMKLPEVVRRSELAGCGIAFTGALSTLSRGEAEALACAAGLVPQTSVTRATDFLVVGRTTDSSKLRRARARADIDGRPRLVDEREYREMLGLVPAKAAEPA from the coding sequence GTGCCCTTCGACTCCGCTTCCGCCCCCATCGTCGCCATCGATTTCGAGACCGCGAACGAACAGCGCAACAGCGCCTGCGCCATAGGACTGTCCTGGGTCGAGGATGGGCGGGTGGTGCGGACCGAGGAGTTCCTGATCCGGCCGCCGGAGCTGCGCTTCACCCCCTTCACCATCGCCGTCCACGGCATCCGGCCGCAGGATGTGGCCCATGAGCCGGAGTTCCCGGATGTCTGGGCGCGGCTGCTGCCCGATCTGGCCGGCTGCACGCTGATCGCCCACAATGCCAGCTTCGACATGGGCGTGCTGCGGGCGATGCTGGAGCATTACCGGATGGATGTTCCGGGCCACGGTTTCCTGTGCACGCTGGTCACCGCCCGCCGCCTGTGGCCGGAGCTGGAGCGGCACAAGCTGAACCATCTGGCCTGGCATTTCGGGATCGAGCTGGACCACCACAAGGCCGGATCGGATGCCCAGGCCTGTGCGGAGATCGCGCTGCGCGCAATGGCGCATACCGGCTCGGCGAGTCTGCCGGCCCTGGCGCTGGCGGCCGGGGTGGGCATGGGATTGATGGGGCAGGAGGCGAACCAGGCCTGCCGCATCCTGGCCGGGAAGCCGCGCGGCAACGGCGCGCCACCGATGAAACTGCCCGAGGTGGTGCGACGGTCGGAGCTTGCCGGCTGCGGCATCGCCTTCACCGGCGCGCTGTCCACCCTGTCCCGCGGCGAGGCGGAGGCGCTGGCCTGTGCCGCCGGGCTGGTGCCGCAGACCAGCGTCACCCGCGCCACGGACTTCCTGGTGGTGGGCCGCACCACCGACAGCTCCAAACTGCGCCGCGCCCGCGCCCGCGCCGATATCGACGGCCGCCCGCGACTGGTGGATGAGCGCGAGTACCGGGAGATGCTGGGGCTGGTGCCGGCGAAGGCGGCGGAGCCGGCCTAA